CCCCTTTAAAGCGTTTTCATTTTTATTCATTATAACAGACATCTACAAATGATTACGAATTTTTTTCTGTATATTCTGAATTATTTCTTTGGAAATAATTCAGAATATACTAAGAAGAAATATACTAAAATTCCTTCTTACGATATATAAATACCGAAATAACAAAAGAAAAGATATATATGATAACGCCAAATATTGTATATAGAATTGAAACGTATACAGATAAATTTAAATTTGATATTGGAAATTGTTCTATTAGATAGCCAATTACACTTTGTAATCCAAAATAAGTAACAAGTCCCCCACATGCGCCCCCAATTGTAATAGCATCAGATTTTTCTGCTCCCAAAACATAGAGGAGTGGATAGGCTATCGCTCCGGCATTAAGAATGATGAACGTTCCTAAAGAAACACTCTTAAATATATCATTATCAATTGGTGTATCTGAAACGAAACTATGTACATAAAATATGCCACACGATAATAAAGTACCAATAATTACAACTAAAAAATAGAAAAGGTAATGACTTTGTACAATGTTATTTCTAGTAACCGGTAAAGTAAGTACATATTTTTCATAACCCGACTTACTCTCATACTTAATAACTTCAAGTGCAGGAATCGCAGCAAATAAGATAGTGAATGTAGCAATTAAACGGTACATTGAAGCATTACCAAAATAAAAAACAAATCCCGATCCTAATATCGCTATTCCCATGAACAGAAAGAAAGTTCGATACACTAGATAATAGTTTGTCAATAATAAACCTTTCATTTATTTTTCACTCCTTGTTAATAAGATACTCATTTCTTCTATCGAGATGGTTCTATGAGCAATACCACTTGGTAATTTATGTACATCTGATACGAGTACATTGAAATATGAACCATGTCCCCTTCTAGCCACAACTATATCTTTGTTAATTAAAGTTAGTTGTTCCTCATCAACATCTACAATGGCGTAACTGTCTAAAACCTTATCTTTTTCTTCGTTCAATAAAATTTCTCCATCTTTTATAATGACAAGATGGCTAGCTATTTTTTCTACATCACTCATAATATGAGAAGAAAGTAATATACCACCATTACTTTTACCTACAAAACTTTTTAATTCCTCTAACACCTCCTCCCTAGATGAAGGATCCAGACCTCCCGTCGCTTCATCTAGGATTAATAATTTTGCATTATGTGACAACGCAACAGCTATAGTTAGTTTCATTGACATTCCACGCGAGAATTTACCTACTTTCTCATTAGTAGGTAAAGAAAAAGTATTAACTAATCGATAAAAATTATCTTGATCCCAAGATTCAAACATCTTTTCAAAAACTTTGTTTAGTTGCTTTATTGTAAGATGAGCCGGTAGATTCATAGCATCAAATACGACTCCTATCTTTTCCTTAAGCTTGGCATCTTTATTTATATTTTCTTTACCAAATATTTTTACTGTACCACTATCTTTAGAAATTAGTTCTAGTACCGTTTTAAAGGTTGTTGATTTCCCTGCTCCATTGTCACCAATGAATCCAACAATTGATCCAGACGGCACATTGAAGGAAACATCTCTTAAAACAACTTTGTTTCCAAATGATTTGCTTAAATTTTCAATTTCTAGAAGATTTGACATCATTACACCCCTATCTTAACTTTTCATAAAAATATTTTTTCTCCTATTAAAAATTATCTACTTTTTCTCTCACTTTCTTTTTCAGTTTAAAAATAAAACGATTACTATATTCTTTATTTTCTACTAAAATTCGATACACCTCTAATACTCCTAACACACGAACAAAAAGATAAACTCCAATAGCAATAAGTACAACACAGTAAGGGTAATACTGCACTAATTCTCCTGAAGTGATATGTTTTTTCTCAAACAAAAACGGTATTGCGCCTGCGGCTATAAAACAAAATCCAACGATCATCACTGCTGCATACCTCTTCTTAAGAGTCGCATATCTCTTTGTCAATTCTTTTAGAAAGTTTTGATCAAATAGTAGTTCTTCCTTTTTCAATACATTGTATCGACTCTCTTCTATCGTTACAGGTACCATCATCGCTCCAATTCCAAGGACAGCAACAATAATGACAAGGAATGTCGACATTGTTGCATTTTCTTTAAATAATAAATACGGTATTGTAGATAAAATGAGTAAACTAAATCCTAGCGCTATATATTTAGAAATTTTTTGTCCATACACTACATACCCTTCTGCCATTTCCTGACTTACGTAATATCCATCTACATTTTCATTACTTTGCTCAGCAGTTTCTTTTAATAAATAATCGAGTGATACTTCAAATACATTTCCAATCATTATTAACTTTTCAGTTTCAGGAAAACCTTGACCGTTTTCCCATTTACTAACCGCTTGCCTTGTTGTGTTTAATTTCTCAGCTAATGCTTCTTGAGAAAGCCCCTTTTCTTTTCTTAATTTAAAAAGCTTCTCACCAAATCCCATATGTGTGTCCCCCTTTGTTTTCTTAACTAAATTGTATGTAAACATAGCCCTTATCTCTATCTTCCTGCGGTTGCACTTTGTCAACTTGCGGTTGCGATTGTGTTATATAGCGTTTTTTTTCTATACTTAGAACGTTAATAAAAATAGCGCTTCCTAATAGTCCATTTGTTGTTATCAAAATAAAAAAACTCCTTAATTCATTTAAAGGAGTTTTCAATGTAAGATATTTCATTGATTCATATATCTTTCTCTAGATATAAAATACCTTTTTGTATCACGATTCTTACCTTTAATAAACATATCCTTCTGAATTGTATATTTGTACTCCATATTCAAACGTTTCATTAATTTTTCAGATGCTTCATTTTCTGAATCACATCCCGCTTCAATACTATTAAGATGCAATTCATGAAAACCATAGTAGAAAAAAGCTAACACAGCCTCCGTAGCTAATCCTCTTCCCCAATATTTTCGAGATAAGGCGTATGCAATTTCTGCTGTATGTGTGACCAAATCATATTTTATAAATCCACACGTGCCTATAAGTTTTTTTTCCTCTTTTAATACAATTCCAAGAGGTGCTACTTGCCCTCCATTGTACTGACCCACAATTTCTTCTATATAGTTATATGTGTCACATAACGATCGATGAGCATCCCATACAGTAAAAGTTGTCATCTCTTTATCTGTAGCATACTCATATATATGTAAACTATCACTCATATTCATTTTCCTTAACATAAGTCGTTTCGTATACAAAGTTGGATATGACCACTTCTCAATAATCATAACGGTTTCTGTTTAAACCTTTCATAATTCCTTACCTTTAATAAAAGGATATTCCCACAATCTGTACAAATATAAGCATCCACCGGCGAAGATGTGAACATCGTTTCCTTTTTCCGTATTTGTGCATATCCGACAAACTCACCTTCTCCTATATTTTGAGAACCACAATTAGAGCATGTCTGCACGGCTTTTTGTTTCATGAGAGCACCACCTTTAATCTGTTTCTACTCCCTTCGACAGTTCACTTCCATTTCCCTTCCAAAAAACCTCTTATTCTCTCACATTTCAACAGGAATCTCAAAACAAAAATCGTATATGTACTATGAAATATATTTATTAACGGAGGAATTTTATGACTACTGTTATGACACTCGATATGGCAACAGAAATTGAAAATGCAGAAATTGATATGCTCTCTTCTAAATTAGAGAGACTACAAACAATGAGCGGAAACCCAATGCAAGTGCAAATGAAAAAATTCGGTAGTGCCACTGCCTTTTCATCAAAAATAATTGCTGGTCCTGCTTTTAATACGGTAAAAGGTATTACAAATGCAGATGCGATTGATGCAATCATTTCTTATTATGAATCACTACAAATCCCTTGTCGTTTTGAAATTACCCCAGCACAAGGTACAACTGAATTATTTCAATACTTATCTCAAAAAGGATTTTATCAATCTAGCTTCCATACTGCTTTGTATAGTATACCGAGAGAGGGTTCATCACTTCTTCCTTCTAATATTACAATACGAAAACTAAAAGAAAATGAGTTTGATATTTTTGCAGACATTTATGTACGTGGATTTAATATGCCATCCTTTACAAAAGATGGCGTCCGCCAAAATAACGAAATTCTCTACAATAAACCTGGCTGGTATTTTTTCATAGCCGAAGTTCAAAACACTCCTGCGAGTATAGGAGTTCTCTATATAAATAACGGTGTTGCTTCATTAGCTTCTTCTGCTACTTTGCCAGAATTTCAACGTAAAGGCTGTCATACCGCATTAATTCAAAAACGAATTGAAATAGCTATTGAAGCCAATTGTAAGTTAATAGTTGGACAAGCAAGGTTCGGTAGCGGCAGTCAAAATAATATGGAACGTGCCCATATGAAAATTGCTTATACGAAATCTATATGGACTGCAAAAGAAATATAATTAACACTCTTTCTCTTCTCATTACAATTTTATACATTTCATGACAATTCCTTTTCTATCCTATTAATCATTTGAATATTCGAACTAGATTTGATACGCTATTACTAGATACATCATTCAACTTGCAATATGAAAAGAGCATTCTAATCAAACTACAAGGAGGAGAAATGTATGACTAAACATGATCATGGTTTAAAAGAAAAAGTAGAAGGTGCCATTGATAAGGTAAAAGGTGAAGTAAAAGAAGTTGTCGGGAAAGTAACTGACAATAAGAAATTACAAGCTGAAGGAAAATGGGATAAGGTGAAAGGCACTGCTAAAGATACAGTTGGTAATGTGAAAGAAAAAGTACATGAATATAAGGAACATAAGAAAGAAAAATAAAAAAGAGCCCATCGGCTCTTTTTTTATTTTCCTTCATTCTTCTCTAACACGTATAAATCTTCTTCGATATTCGTTAATTTCTCACTTACAAGCTTTCTTGCATCTCCAATTGCTTGATTGTATGCAAATGGTCCAACTAATTTAATCATTTCTTCTATTAAACGCTCTGCTTGGAAACGTCCAATTTCATCTAGATCTTCTTCCATGAAAAATTGCTGAATTTGCGCTACAAGCTCTTCTTTTTTATCATTTGGTATTTTTATATTCATCATCGTTGTTACTCCTCTATATTTAAGATAATATCTTCCTTAACTCTACCATAGAAAAACGATTACCAGGACAGCTTTTTGTAACTCCTTCTAACTCCCTATGACCTAGTATATTTTTTTCCTTTATAGCAAATTGCTTCATAAACATTTTGCATAAAGAATATAATGCATTCACTTGTGCAGGAGTTGGATCGTATTTATCGAAATTTCCCGTCATACATATTCCAATTGTATAACGGTTATGGTCTTTCGCATGCGCTCCAATATGTAAACCTCGTCCTTCCACTACAGTTCCATCTTCTTCAATAAAATAATTGTAACCAATCCCGCTCCACCCCCGTACTTTTTGATGAAATTCATGCGTTTTATACACGTCCCATCCATCTTCAGCTGTATGGTGAATAATCAGTTGATTTACTTTTTCTAAAGGAACTAATTCATCTTGAAATGTTAGATTGACACATTTAATTTCCATTTGAACTGCCTCCTCTTAAAAATCAATCATAATAATCGTTTTATCATCTGGCCTTATTCTCTTTTCCGCTTCTAGCTCTTCAATGATTGCTATATATTCGTTTATACTATTCTTTCTTATATATGCAACAGTTTGTTCTAATGACCAATCTGGGTGGAATAACCCGTCTGAACAAATAAAAATTCCACTCACTTCATCTATATGTAATTCACCATGTTGTAAATAATGTATCGCTTCTTTCATTCCATTTGCAACTGAATAACCATTTGGCATATTTGCAAGATAACGATTGTATTTTAACTGTTGTCGCACATCTTGAAAAACATGTTCTTCTGGTACAGATAACCCTTTTTTACGATCTTCTTCCCTCTTCTTTTTTGCTCGTTTACTAATTCCTTCAACTGTGTCTTTCGTTAATACTTGCATCGTTCCATTTTGAAAAGTTGCGACAATCATACAGTCCCCAAGCTGCGCATATTCAATTTTCTCACCAACTATTTGAACTGCCGCGATACATGTGCACCACAAATGCTCTTTTTTTCCCATGTCTACTTCATATTCTAACATTTTGCTTTGCAATGCTTCATTTGCTTTGGCAACTGCAAATTGTAAACTATGATTCTCTCGTAATGCAGTAAAATAACTTGCAAATAAATGCGAAGCGATGTATGCTCCATTATGTCCCTTTTCATCACGAAACGGGACAAGTGGTGTTGCACCGTCACATACACCATAAATCTTTTTTTCTTTATTACAAAAATAAGAATCCTCACATTCTTGCTTCAACGGGCTTTTCTGTTGATATGTTTTTATCTTCACAACTGTATCCCCTTTCAAATAATAAAATACTCAAATTCTTTTGATTAATCTAATTTACCGAAATAAACTGTTTTTACCCAAAACTTTCAATATCATATATAATCTTGAAATAATATGAATTTTTCAGTGAAGGACGGGAAAGAAATGGTCAGATTCCTTGGTGTTATTATCGGTTCTATTATTATTGCGGTTGCCTTTAATCTTTTCCTTATCCCCCACAAAATTTTAAGTAGTGGAATTGGCGGAATTGCTATTATTTTAGGGATTGTAACCCCTGTAAACACAGGCATTATTAACTTTGTATTAAACTTACCTATCCTTATTTTAGGGTACATAGGTCTTGGAAAAAAAGTAATTTTTAACACAGTTGTCTCTGTAGTTGTATTATCTGTTGCATTATACTACGTTCCAGTAAAAGTCGTAGCAACAGATCCATTGTTATCTTCTATCTTCGGAGGTGTCATCGCCGGAGCTGGTATTGGTCTTGTTTTTAACTGTAATGGATCCACTGGTGGATTTGATATTATCGGTATGCTTTTATCCCGCAAGCGAGACATTAAACTTGGCGGATTCCTTATTATTTTAAATGCAGTCGTTGTAATAATCGCAGGATTCTTCTTCACCTGGGATGTTGCACTTACAAGCTTACTTTCAATTTATGTAACCGGTAAAGTAATTGATGCTGTTCATACAAAACATCGTAAAGTTACACTTATGATTGTAACAAATGAAGCAGAAAAAATGAAAAAACAACTTCTTTCAACTGTTGTACGTGGAATAACGTTACTTGATGGCGAAGGTGCTTATTCAAGCGAGAAAAAGCGTGTACTTATGACCGTCGTTTCTCGTGAAGAATTAGCAAGTATGAAACTAACAATTTCTGAAATCGACCCGAATGCATTCGTTAATATTACAGAAACTGTAGAAGTGTTAGGACTTTTCAGAAGAAGTTAAAGACTAGGTGGGAATCCACCTAGTCTTTATTTTGCATAAATTCAATTCGGTTTCCAAATGGATCTGACACGTAAAATCGAATTACATCTGGCCGTGCATAATCATCAATCACTTTAACACCTTGCTCTATAAGTGTTTGCTTAAATTCATTAATTTCATTCACATAAAAAGCTGGATGAGCCTTTTTAGCTGGTGTAAAGTTCCGCTCGACACCAATATGAATTTCTTGATTTCCGCATTTAAACCAACATCCGCCTCGTTTTTTCAACTCTTCTGGCTTTGGAATTTCTTCCATACCAATCATATTCCCATAAAAATCACGCGCCTCTTCTTCACACCCTACAGGTGCAGCTACTTGCACGTGATTAATCCCTTGAATATAATTTTTCATTTCCTCTCCCCTCCTCTACCCTAATGTTATATGGAAAACAGCCGTCTGTAACTTACAAAAGGTTTATAAAACAATATAAGCTCCCCTTATTACCACCCTGCATTCACCTTACAAAAAATAAAAAAAACAAAATTTATTCTATAACTTCCATTTTTTATAGAAATACACATTACATCTATATTATAGTTATGAATAGACAAATCTTTTTAGATGCTATTTGTACGGAGGAACTATTATGAGTCGTAAAAAATATTCACCAACTCAAAAAAAACGTCATCCGAACATTTCTAGACGTTTGCGAAACCATATACAAGATCGTTCATTAACAGAAATGTACGCATCTCTGTTCGAACACAATCCTGATAGTATTATTTCATTAAATTTAGAAGGAGTTATTCTACATATAAATCCTTCTGCCGAAAGAATATTAGGTTACACTTCTTTAGAATTAGAACAGAAAAATATTACCTCTATTTTAGAAGCCCATATTTCTGAGCAAGTATTACAAAATATAAAGAATACTGAAGCGGATAATCAACAAGAGTATATCTTATCTATTTATCATAAAAATGGATTCTTATTAGATGTTGTGACAAAACTAGTTCCTATTTTTGTTCAAAATCGTCTTACTGGCGTATATGCTATTATGAAGCCGCTTGAAAAATCAGAAAGAATTGAGAATATGCTAAAAGAAAGTGAGAAGAGATTACGTACATTAGTAAACTCCATGCCTGCCTTTGTTATATTTAAAGATCATGAAGGGCGCTGGCTTGAGGCAAATGACTACGCACTTTCTTGCTTCAATTTCCATCATGTACCTTACCATGGGAAAAAAGATAGCGAACTCATTCAATATAATGAAGCATACCGAGAAGCTTTTTTACATTGTGAAGAAATTGATGAACTAGCATGGCAACAAAGACAAATTCTTCATGGCGAGGAATTTATTATACATAGAGATGATTTCGATCTAATCTTAAGTATATCAAAAGTCCCGCTTTATCATCCTGACGGTTCTCGCAAAGGTCTTATCGTGATGGGGAGAGATGTTACTGAGCTAAAAGAAACTGAAAAGTTATTACGAAAATCTGAGAAGCTCGCAGTAGTCGGACAACTGACAGCTGGAATTGCCCATGAAATTCGAAATCCACTCACTTCTCTAAAAGGTTTTCTAACGTTGCTCCTCCCTGAAATAAATGAGGAGCAAAAATGGTATATCGATGTTATGTTAAGTGAGATTTCACAAATGGAATCCATCACGAGTCAATTTATGGCGATGTCTAAGCCACAAGTATTATCTATCCAAACTTGTAACATACAAACTTTAATTGAAGAGGTAGTTACATTTATTTTACCGACTGCAATTATGCATAGCGTTCATATCATCATGGATCATTTTGATTACGTATATGATATTCAATGTGACGGTAACCAATTAAAACAAGTTTTTATAAACATATTAAAAAATGCGATAGAAGCGATGCCAAATGGCGGAAATATTTTCATCCAAACAAAACCATTAGAGGATAATTTCATCTTAATACGAATTATCGATGAAGGTTGTGGCATTCCAGAAGATCGTATCTCCCGTCTAGGCGAACCTTTTTATAGTTTAAAAGAAAAAGGCACAGGACTAGGATTAATGATGTGTTACAAAATAATTGAAGAACATCATGGTAAATTACACATTTCAAGCGAATTAAATAAAGGTACAATTGTTGATATTAAGCTACCACTTTCTTCATCTCATCTTGCAATCCAGTCTTAAATAAAAAAGAAGCATCTGCTAATGATTAGCAGATGCTTCTTTTTTAAAATGCTTTGTCATACCACTCTTTTGCTTTTTCTACTTCACCCATCGTTAATTGATGCCCTCGATTTTCCCAATGCATTGTTACATTCGCGTTTGCATTTTCTAATAGTACCTTCAATTCCTCTGACTCTGCTGATGAACAAATTGGGTCATTTGTCCCAGCAGCAATAAATACAGATTTCCCTGCTAAATTTGCTAATTGCATTCCTCTTCTTGGTACCATTGGGTGATGAAGCACAGCACCTTTCAATGCATTTTCGTAATGGAATAATAAGCTTGCTGCGATATTTGCCCCATTCGAATAACCGATAGCTACAATGTTATTTCTATCGAATTTATATTCTTTAGCCGCTTCATCTAAAAATTCATTTAATTCCTTCGTACGGAAAATTAAATCCTCTTCATCAAAAATGCCTTCTGCTAATCGGCGGAAGAAACGCGGCATCCCATTCTCTAACACATTTCCCCTAACGCTTAATACCGACGCTTCCGGATCAACTATTTCTGCAAGTGGTAGTAAATCTAATTCATTACCACCTGTGCCATGAAGTAATAACAACACTGGTTTTGACGTATCTTTTCCTTTTTGAAAAACATGTTTCATCATAATCCTTTTCCCCCTTCAATCACTTTAATCTAAATTTCTCACTTCAAATGGTAAAAGCGTTTGTTCAATCTGTTTTCTATGTTGTTCATATTGTTCCGGTAACTTTAATTCCTCACCCATCGTCTCTAACGATTCATCATGAGCGAAACCAGGAGGATCTGTTGCAATTTCAAATAAGATTTCACCATGTTCTCTAAAATAAATCGCGTTAAAATAATTTCGATCTTGTACAGGAGTTACGTGATATCCAAAACGCGACACATGCTCTTTCCAGTCTAGCTGATCAGCATCGTCACTCGCTCTCCAGGCAATATGATGAACTGTGCCAACGCCCATTTGGCCACGACCGATTGTTGATAATTTCAAATCAATAATATTTCCAATGTCAGCAGAAGAACGGAATCGAACAAATTCACCCTCTTCTCCAATTTTCTCAAGACCCATAATATGTTCTAATAATTCAGCTGTTTTTTGAGGCTGTGTAGATAAAAGAACAGCACCTCCAAACCCTTTAATTGCTACTTCTGGTGTAACTTCTCCAAAACTCCAATTATTTAATTCGCCTTCTTCTCTTTCAACTAATTCTATATGCAAACCATGCGGATCATCAAATTCTAAATACCGCTCTCCAAAACGATTCATTTTTGTATACGAAACATCGAATTTTTCTAATCTATTTTCCCAAAACTCCATTGCACCTTTTGGTACAACGTAAGACGTAATTCCTACTTGACCATCTCCAATAATACCTTGACGAGCACCTGTCCATGGGAAAAACGTAATAATTGTTCCAGGCTTTCCTCCTTCATTTCCAAAATAAAGATGGTACGTACCTGGATCATCAAAATTCACTGTTTGTTTCACTAAACGTAACCCCAATACACCAGCATAAAAGTCTACATTTTCTTGTGGATGCCCTACAATCGCTGTAATATGATGGATTCCCATTGTTTTCTTTTCCATTTCTTCCACCCCTTTTTTATTTCATTATAAAAATTCTTTTACATTTAAATTCATTATTCATTTTGTCCATGCTACAAAGTAAAATCCGTCATTATAATTTTATCTCGAATTCGAGATATTAATTACAAGATTACGTATCGGTGTCTAACCTATTAAATTATCTCGAATTCAAGATAATTCACAAAAAATATTTGTTCGATTTATAACCATAATAAATTTTCATTATGAACATTTATTATCTCGAACTCAAGATTTATTATAAGTTACTTATTTTTTATTGTCAATAAGTCCTTACTTTCATTTTACATGTAAAAAGAGTAAACGCTATTCACCGTTTACTCTTTTTGCAAATCATTTCTTTTCTTCTTCCAATACTGCTTCCATCTCATTAAATTCACGATGTATCGCTTTAACTGGTTCTTTCGTTAATAAACTTACAATAATAACAGCTAATAAGCTACAGAAGAATCCAGGTATCATTTCATACATAGTCGCTTTTAAACTTGGAATTTGTACCCAAGTAATAACAACTAATGCCCCGACAATCATCCCAGCAAGAACGCCCCATTTGTTCGTTCTCTTCCAATATAAACTTAATAAAATTGCTGGTCCAAATGCTGATCCAAATCCTGCCCAAGCATATCCAACAAGCGTTAAAATTGTATCACTCGGATGATACGCTAAAACAACTGCAATCATCGCTACAACTAATACTGACAGCCTACCGATAAATACAAGTTCTTTATCACTTGCATTACGACGGAAAAATGTTTTATAGAAATCTTCCGTTACGGCACTTGAAATAACAAGTAATTGTGAGGAAATACTACTCATAATCGAAGCCAAAATAGCTGATAATAAAAATCCTGTAATGTACGGATGGAATAAAATATTTGAGAATGTTACAAAGACCATTTCTGGGTCTTGTAATGTCGCATTATTTTTAGCATAATAAGCGATACCAATTAGACCAGTAAGCATTGCACCTATAATTGAAATCGTCATCCAACCGATACCAATTCTACGAGAAGTTTTTAAATCTTTAATAGAGGTAATTGCCATAAAGCGGACAATAATATGTGGTTGACCAAAATACCCAAGACCCCATGCTAAAAATGAAATAATACCAAGCATTGTAGTCCCTTTAAACATATCTAAATGTGATGCATCAACTTGCTTAATCGTATTGAATGTTTCTGTTACACCACCGACATCCGTAAAAGCAACAATTGGTACTAGTACAAGTGCAATAAACATAATACAACCTTGCACAAAGTCCGTCCAACTTACAGCTAGAAAACCACCAAATAGTGTATACGCAACAACGACACCCACTGTTACAAATAAACCAATTTTATAATCAAGGTTAAAAGAATTTTCAAACAAACGTCCACCTGAAACTAAACCAGCCGACGCATAAAATGTGAAAAATACTAAAATGACGATAGCGGAGACAAAACGAAGTATTTTCGTACGATCTTTAAACCGATTTTCTAAAAAGTCTGGAATCGTAATTGAATCATTTGCCACTTCTGTATACGTTCGTAAACGCGGGGCAATGATTAAATAGTTTGCATAAGCACCTATTAATAAACCTATCGCAATCCATACACTTGATAATCCTGTTGCATACATCGCACCAGGTAATCCCATTAGCATCCAACCACTCATGTCAGAAGCACCAGCTGATAAAGCTGTAACTGCTGGACCGAGTCCCCTTCCGCCTAACATATAATCTGATAAATTGGATGTCTTCTTATAAGACCAATATCCGATATACAACATACCTGCCATATAAATAGC
This genomic interval from Bacillus thuringiensis contains the following:
- the putP gene encoding sodium/proline symporter PutP, whose product is MKIEIMVSLAIYMAGMLYIGYWSYKKTSNLSDYMLGGRGLGPAVTALSAGASDMSGWMLMGLPGAMYATGLSSVWIAIGLLIGAYANYLIIAPRLRTYTEVANDSITIPDFLENRFKDRTKILRFVSAIVILVFFTFYASAGLVSGGRLFENSFNLDYKIGLFVTVGVVVAYTLFGGFLAVSWTDFVQGCIMFIALVLVPIVAFTDVGGVTETFNTIKQVDASHLDMFKGTTMLGIISFLAWGLGYFGQPHIIVRFMAITSIKDLKTSRRIGIGWMTISIIGAMLTGLIGIAYYAKNNATLQDPEMVFVTFSNILFHPYITGFLLSAILASIMSSISSQLLVISSAVTEDFYKTFFRRNASDKELVFIGRLSVLVVAMIAVVLAYHPSDTILTLVGYAWAGFGSAFGPAILLSLYWKRTNKWGVLAGMIVGALVVITWVQIPSLKATMYEMIPGFFCSLLAVIIVSLLTKEPVKAIHREFNEMEAVLEEEKK
- a CDS encoding ring-cleaving dioxygenase, with protein sequence MEKKTMGIHHITAIVGHPQENVDFYAGVLGLRLVKQTVNFDDPGTYHLYFGNEGGKPGTIITFFPWTGARQGIIGDGQVGITSYVVPKGAMEFWENRLEKFDVSYTKMNRFGERYLEFDDPHGLHIELVEREEGELNNWSFGEVTPEVAIKGFGGAVLLSTQPQKTAELLEHIMGLEKIGEEGEFVRFRSSADIGNIIDLKLSTIGRGQMGVGTVHHIAWRASDDADQLDWKEHVSRFGYHVTPVQDRNYFNAIYFREHGEILFEIATDPPGFAHDESLETMGEELKLPEQYEQHRKQIEQTLLPFEVRNLD
- a CDS encoding alpha/beta hydrolase, yielding MMKHVFQKGKDTSKPVLLLLHGTGGNELDLLPLAEIVDPEASVLSVRGNVLENGMPRFFRRLAEGIFDEEDLIFRTKELNEFLDEAAKEYKFDRNNIVAIGYSNGANIAASLLFHYENALKGAVLHHPMVPRRGMQLANLAGKSVFIAAGTNDPICSSAESEELKVLLENANANVTMHWENRGHQLTMGEVEKAKEWYDKAF
- a CDS encoding BA3702 family sensor histidine kinase, translating into MSRKKYSPTQKKRHPNISRRLRNHIQDRSLTEMYASLFEHNPDSIISLNLEGVILHINPSAERILGYTSLELEQKNITSILEAHISEQVLQNIKNTEADNQQEYILSIYHKNGFLLDVVTKLVPIFVQNRLTGVYAIMKPLEKSERIENMLKESEKRLRTLVNSMPAFVIFKDHEGRWLEANDYALSCFNFHHVPYHGKKDSELIQYNEAYREAFLHCEEIDELAWQQRQILHGEEFIIHRDDFDLILSISKVPLYHPDGSRKGLIVMGRDVTELKETEKLLRKSEKLAVVGQLTAGIAHEIRNPLTSLKGFLTLLLPEINEEQKWYIDVMLSEISQMESITSQFMAMSKPQVLSIQTCNIQTLIEEVVTFILPTAIMHSVHIIMDHFDYVYDIQCDGNQLKQVFINILKNAIEAMPNGGNIFIQTKPLEDNFILIRIIDEGCGIPEDRISRLGEPFYSLKEKGTGLGLMMCYKIIEEHHGKLHISSELNKGTIVDIKLPLSSSHLAIQS